A genomic window from Sphingobacterium spiritivorum includes:
- a CDS encoding TlpA family protein disulfide reductase, with protein MKQLVLLLILTISVPVFGQEWKVKIGEQTPVFEWKDKKEERKDISMLKGKVVLINFFATWCPPCRQELPRVENEIWAKYKSRADFSLLVFAREEGWDKINPFMSKQQYTFPVFPDLKREIFSKYADTGIPRNVILNKKGEVVYQSIGYTEDEFRHLLTVLESELAK; from the coding sequence ATGAAACAACTTGTCCTATTATTGATATTGACAATATCTGTCCCTGTATTCGGACAGGAATGGAAAGTAAAGATTGGAGAGCAAACTCCCGTTTTTGAATGGAAGGATAAAAAGGAAGAACGGAAAGACATAAGTATGCTCAAAGGCAAAGTTGTTCTGATCAATTTTTTTGCTACCTGGTGCCCACCTTGCAGACAGGAATTGCCCAGAGTCGAAAACGAAATATGGGCTAAGTACAAATCCCGGGCGGATTTTTCCTTATTGGTATTTGCCAGAGAAGAAGGTTGGGATAAGATAAACCCTTTTATGAGCAAACAGCAATATACGTTTCCTGTTTTTCCGGATCTGAAAAGAGAAATATTTTCCAAATATGCAGATACAGGGATTCCGCGTAATGTTATCCTGAATAAAAAAGGAGAAGTAGTGTATCAGTCAATCGGCTATACCGAAGATGAGTTTAGACATCTGCTGACTGTCCTGGAATCTGAATTAGCCAAATAA
- a CDS encoding ABC transporter ATP-binding protein, whose protein sequence is MQELSSCQFIPSDVQQPGLPLVYGENVSCVFENKEKIIAVDHVNFSVNEGAITSIIGESGSGKSTLLKLIYGLLEPQSGSIRYRGWLVPTRKDKLIPGHPAMKLVSQGFDDLNLYAKVWDNVASQLSNTNLQRKQDKTQQVLEKLNIAHLANQRVADLSGGEKQRVAISRALINEPEVLLMDEPFNQVDAAFRDNLQQDIRQIVKETGLTVILISHDPAEVLSLSDRLMVMKKGKIVDQGSPEELYYNPTHSYTAQLLAKSNLLSPEQANAIGIQTTQQIAIHQEWIKVKSNTSGLLKVKDIRFRGFYNELTVGNEHVSLHLIDYPISSIEKGAAVDISIDKYISF, encoded by the coding sequence ATGCAAGAGCTTTCATCCTGTCAATTTATTCCCTCAGACGTACAACAGCCCGGACTACCTTTGGTATATGGGGAAAATGTGTCCTGTGTTTTCGAGAACAAAGAAAAGATAATTGCTGTAGATCACGTCAACTTCAGTGTTAATGAAGGTGCGATCACTTCCATTATCGGGGAGTCGGGAAGCGGAAAAAGTACATTGCTTAAGCTGATCTACGGGCTACTGGAACCGCAGTCCGGATCTATACGTTACCGGGGATGGCTTGTACCCACACGAAAGGACAAATTAATACCGGGGCATCCGGCTATGAAATTGGTCTCGCAGGGTTTCGATGATCTTAATCTGTATGCTAAAGTATGGGATAATGTTGCTTCGCAACTTTCCAACACCAATCTTCAACGCAAGCAGGATAAAACACAGCAAGTGCTCGAAAAACTGAACATTGCACATCTTGCGAATCAGCGGGTAGCGGATCTTAGCGGTGGTGAAAAGCAAAGAGTAGCTATTTCGAGAGCCCTGATCAATGAACCGGAGGTGCTGTTAATGGATGAACCGTTCAATCAGGTAGATGCCGCTTTCAGAGATAATCTGCAGCAGGATATCAGGCAGATTGTAAAAGAGACAGGCCTTACCGTTATCCTGATTTCCCATGACCCTGCAGAAGTACTTTCGCTATCAGACAGACTGATGGTGATGAAAAAGGGTAAAATTGTTGATCAGGGAAGCCCTGAAGAATTATATTATAATCCCACACATTCGTATACAGCACAATTGCTGGCTAAGAGTAATCTTCTGTCTCCGGAACAGGCGAATGCAATAGGTATTCAGACGACACAGCAAATTGCCATCCATCAGGAATGGATCAAAGTCAAAAGCAATACTTCCGGTTTGCTGAAGGTTAAAGATATTCGCTTCAGAGGATTCTATAATGAACTCACTGTGGGCAATGAGCACGTATCTCTCCACCTGATTGATTATCCTATTTCCTCTATCGAAAAAGGAGCAGCGGTTGATATCTCCATTGACAAGTATATCAGCTTCTGA
- a CDS encoding alanine dehydrogenase, translating into MGSISKIAQQAMMQPQEALMTVGKSKNSLTIGIPKEVSFQENRIALTPLSVALLIENGHKVILESNAGAGSNFLDQHYSEQGALIVYSSEEVYKADLIIKVASPTLEEVSLMKTGQVLFSSQQPSMMDLAVLQSLIKKKVTALSYEYLQDEGCHLTVVRAMSEIVGATAVLIAAEYLSNVFDGKGLMLGGVTGVPPTEMVIIGAGTVGEFAARTAIALGAQVKVFDSSVYRLRRLQNNVGSRVFTSVIQPIVLNKAVRSCDVVIGALRAVNGRSPCIISEETVSQMKPNSVLIDVSIDQGGCFETSEVTSHDKPVFRKYDVIHYCVPNIASRVARTATYALTNIFSPILLQIGEAGGMNKMIWANQGIRSAIYLYQGNLTNKDMANKFNLPAKDLDLIIVSNL; encoded by the coding sequence ATGGGTAGTATTTCCAAAATCGCTCAACAGGCAATGATGCAGCCTCAGGAGGCATTAATGACTGTTGGCAAATCAAAAAACAGTCTTACAATCGGCATTCCGAAAGAAGTGTCCTTTCAGGAGAACAGGATTGCCTTGACTCCGCTGTCTGTTGCGTTATTAATTGAGAACGGACATAAGGTCATTTTAGAATCTAATGCCGGTGCAGGATCTAATTTTTTAGACCAGCATTATAGTGAGCAGGGGGCATTGATCGTGTATAGCAGCGAGGAAGTGTATAAGGCCGATCTGATCATTAAAGTTGCCAGTCCGACCTTAGAAGAGGTCAGTCTGATGAAAACAGGGCAGGTATTGTTTTCCTCCCAGCAGCCATCTATGATGGATTTGGCTGTATTACAATCCCTGATCAAAAAGAAAGTCACAGCATTATCCTATGAGTATCTGCAGGATGAAGGATGTCATCTGACAGTGGTTCGTGCAATGAGTGAGATTGTAGGGGCTACAGCCGTACTTATAGCCGCAGAGTATCTTAGTAATGTATTTGACGGAAAGGGACTTATGCTTGGAGGAGTTACCGGTGTCCCGCCTACAGAAATGGTTATTATCGGAGCAGGTACTGTAGGTGAATTTGCAGCACGTACAGCAATTGCGCTTGGGGCGCAGGTCAAGGTATTTGACAGTTCTGTATACCGTCTCAGACGACTGCAGAATAACGTAGGCAGCAGAGTATTTACTTCAGTCATCCAGCCCATCGTATTGAATAAGGCGGTACGGTCCTGTGATGTCGTTATTGGCGCATTAAGGGCTGTAAATGGTCGCTCACCCTGTATAATCTCGGAAGAGACCGTTTCGCAAATGAAGCCCAATTCCGTACTGATTGATGTGAGTATCGATCAGGGAGGATGTTTTGAAACTTCAGAAGTGACCAGCCATGATAAACCTGTTTTTCGTAAATATGATGTGATTCATTATTGCGTGCCCAATATCGCTTCCAGAGTGGCCCGTACAGCTACGTATGCACTTACCAATATTTTTTCGCCGATCTTACTTCAGATTGGTGAAGCAGGAGGGATGAACAAAATGATCTGGGCCAATCAGGGAATACGCAGTGCCATATATCTGTATCAGGGCAACCTGACCAATAAGGATATGGCCAATAAATTTAATCTTCCTGCCAAAGATCTGGATCTTATTATTGTTTCCAATCTGTAA
- the tsaE gene encoding tRNA (adenosine(37)-N6)-threonylcarbamoyltransferase complex ATPase subunit type 1 TsaE, producing the protein MKLHVQNLSELPGAASQILSAFADTRVFLLYGSMGAGKTTFVKAICEQLGVTDSTSSPTFSIVNQYSYPQGNVYHFDFYRIKDEQEAFDMGYEEYFYSGDYCFIEWPEKIPNLLPEDARAIHIAAIDEYIRSIEVK; encoded by the coding sequence ATGAAATTGCATGTTCAAAACTTATCTGAATTACCCGGAGCTGCCAGCCAAATACTTTCTGCATTTGCTGATACCCGGGTGTTTCTTTTGTATGGAAGTATGGGGGCCGGCAAAACAACTTTTGTAAAAGCTATCTGCGAGCAACTCGGTGTCACGGACAGCACTTCCAGTCCGACCTTTTCTATTGTAAACCAATACAGCTACCCGCAAGGCAATGTATATCATTTTGATTTCTACAGAATAAAAGATGAACAGGAAGCCTTCGATATGGGATATGAGGAATACTTTTATTCCGGCGATTACTGCTTTATCGAATGGCCTGAAAAGATACCCAATCTGCTGCCGGAAGATGCCAGAGCTATACATATAGCGGCCATCGACGAATATATCCGCAGCATTGAGGTAAAATAA
- a CDS encoding PLDc N-terminal domain-containing protein produces MNTLFINIGFIESTILIVIFVATLISALYLIINNEKGATRILWMFFVFIAPILGPIVYIISYFLSGVNKKNNYQQ; encoded by the coding sequence ATGAATACTCTATTTATTAATATTGGTTTTATAGAATCAACGATATTAATCGTAATATTTGTAGCAACTCTTATTAGTGCTCTTTATCTCATCATAAATAACGAAAAAGGTGCCACAAGGATTTTATGGATGTTTTTTGTTTTTATTGCCCCGATATTAGGTCCAATAGTTTATATTATTTCTTATTTTCTATCAGGTGTAAATAAAAAAAATAATTATCAGCAGTAG
- a CDS encoding alpha/beta hydrolase: MKILIVINLVLMIALRAVAQEKIPLYPEGIPNSKGENSEEYQKNIPELFIYKPTVADKHVGILVIPGGGYAHVAIGHEGHDVARELNKNGYTAFVLKYRLPSDQIMKDKKIGPLQDAQRAMQLIRENQQVLGVDIRKLGVMGFSAGGHLASTLSTHYRKAYIANDLNTDLRPDFSILCYPVISMDTTITHAGSRKNLLGPNPGKEDEILFSNELQVDKNTAPAFLMSAKDDKAVPVENMYRYQRALQKYKIPNEVFTYENGGHGFGLNNKTSEVKWLAPCLTWLEKLK; the protein is encoded by the coding sequence ATGAAAATCTTAATTGTAATAAATCTTGTATTGATGATTGCTTTGCGTGCTGTAGCCCAGGAAAAGATTCCCCTTTATCCGGAAGGAATTCCAAACAGTAAAGGAGAAAATAGTGAAGAGTATCAAAAAAATATTCCTGAATTATTTATCTATAAGCCTACTGTGGCAGATAAACATGTAGGAATATTAGTTATACCCGGAGGAGGATATGCCCATGTAGCGATCGGGCATGAGGGGCATGATGTGGCTCGTGAATTAAATAAAAACGGCTATACAGCTTTTGTGTTAAAATATCGGTTACCCAGCGATCAGATTATGAAAGATAAGAAGATCGGGCCCCTGCAGGATGCACAGCGCGCTATGCAGCTGATCCGGGAGAACCAACAAGTATTGGGAGTTGACATTCGCAAACTCGGTGTAATGGGTTTTTCTGCAGGAGGTCATTTAGCTTCTACATTATCCACGCATTACAGAAAAGCATATATTGCCAATGACCTGAATACCGATCTCAGACCGGATTTTTCGATTCTGTGTTACCCTGTGATCTCTATGGATACCACTATTACACATGCCGGTTCCCGCAAAAATCTGCTTGGGCCAAATCCTGGGAAAGAAGATGAGATTTTATTTTCAAATGAACTTCAGGTTGATAAAAATACAGCTCCAGCCTTTCTGATGAGTGCAAAAGATGATAAAGCTGTGCCAGTTGAAAATATGTACCGTTATCAGCGGGCATTACAAAAATATAAGATTCCCAATGAAGTGTTTACCTATGAAAATGGTGGACATGGATTCGGACTGAACAACAAAACAAGTGAAGTAAAGTGGTTGGCACCTTGTCTGACCTGGCTGGAAAAATTAAAATAA
- a CDS encoding RNA polymerase sigma factor yields MKQHDIDEVWKKCKTGDRKSQSLLYQHFAPRMYAVCIRYAVDTLEAEDMLQTGFIKVFAKHHLFDERGSLEGWIRRVMVNTAIEIHRKNKVSFCDIDENLQAHMLKSSIGTDQSAYQDLMQLVKQLPVGYRTVFNLYAIEGYTHHEIAKSLHISEGNSKSQLSRARTWLKDKLQKLEETER; encoded by the coding sequence TTGAAACAACATGACATTGATGAAGTATGGAAAAAATGTAAAACGGGGGACCGAAAGTCGCAATCATTGCTCTATCAACACTTTGCTCCCAGAATGTATGCTGTATGTATACGCTACGCCGTAGACACTCTGGAAGCTGAAGATATGTTACAGACTGGATTTATAAAAGTATTTGCCAAACATCACCTCTTTGACGAAAGAGGATCATTAGAAGGATGGATCCGACGGGTAATGGTAAATACAGCTATAGAGATTCATCGAAAAAACAAAGTTAGCTTCTGTGACATTGATGAAAATCTCCAGGCACATATGCTAAAGAGTTCTATCGGAACGGATCAATCCGCCTATCAGGATCTTATGCAGCTAGTCAAGCAGCTACCTGTGGGTTACAGAACGGTCTTCAATCTTTACGCCATAGAGGGTTACACACATCATGAGATTGCAAAATCTCTCCATATAAGTGAAGGAAATTCAAAATCGCAGCTATCAAGAGCACGTACATGGCTTAAAGATAAACTGCAAAAACTGGAGGAAACAGAAAGATGA
- a CDS encoding PorT family protein encodes MKPIHILTISCLLLFSGMQAHAQEADSTKTEEARPSAKTHKHSYTLGKGDKESHIVYPRTFYGITFARVDWGFSRMIDNGSFTLSDDNQFLNYKKGKTTNFGFDVAQFGVRMNDNFRMYISTGFEWNYTRLKENVILKKNTTPLDYEILDRNEVNIEKNRLTSTYLRIPLTFELRSRKMANGDRLKLAFGPIGGVLLKGSQRLKSEENGKQKFRDDYNLQSFQYGAFVRAGFRDVGFFTKYYFNDVFENSPNQKGLNNFTFGLTLFL; translated from the coding sequence ATGAAACCAATCCATATATTAACCATTAGTTGCCTGCTTTTATTTTCAGGCATGCAGGCACATGCACAGGAAGCAGATTCCACAAAGACAGAAGAGGCACGCCCGTCAGCTAAAACACACAAGCATTCGTATACCTTAGGAAAAGGTGATAAAGAATCGCATATTGTATATCCCAGAACTTTTTACGGTATTACATTCGCACGTGTAGACTGGGGATTTTCCAGAATGATAGACAATGGCAGTTTTACGCTATCGGATGACAACCAGTTCCTGAACTATAAAAAAGGAAAGACAACTAATTTCGGATTTGATGTTGCCCAGTTCGGTGTGCGGATGAATGATAATTTCAGAATGTATATTTCTACAGGTTTTGAGTGGAATTACACACGACTCAAAGAAAACGTGATATTGAAAAAAAATACGACTCCTCTGGATTATGAAATACTGGATAGAAATGAGGTGAATATTGAAAAAAACAGACTAACATCTACTTATCTCCGTATTCCATTGACATTTGAGCTGAGAAGTAGAAAAATGGCTAACGGGGACAGACTTAAATTAGCATTTGGACCTATAGGAGGAGTATTATTGAAAGGATCTCAACGCCTGAAAAGTGAAGAAAACGGAAAACAAAAATTCCGTGATGATTACAATCTTCAATCCTTTCAGTATGGTGCTTTCGTAAGAGCCGGATTCCGGGACGTAGGCTTTTTCACTAAGTATTATTTCAATGATGTCTTTGAAAACAGTCCGAATCAGAAAGGTCTTAATAACTTCACATTTGGCTTAACCTTGTTCCTATAA